AGGTTCCAGCCCGACAGAGGCAGCCGCACACCACAGCTGCAGTGGGAGAGAGACAAGCATTACCTGCCGGTCCTTACGGAGAGGAACAGTGCAGGGGTGACAGCTTTCTGGGCCCACTTGGAGTCAGGAGACTTTGCaacaataaactactgagttctGTACAGTATTGTGGTTGGGTGCCGCGAGGGCACAGCCAGCAAGTCATGAGAAACAAAATATTTCCAGGAGCCTGACACCTACGCGTAGAGGCTGCCCAATGTGTCTCTGGGTGAGTTACTGCTCGGACCTCTCCTTTCCGTCAGCCTCCATtgggcctggaaagcacaattCTGTATTTAAACCTCCTCTCTCACCTTGGTACTAGGGTCCTTCTGGTCCAGCATCCGTAACTGCACAAGCACAGGCACGTCAGTGCTCCCTGAAGGTGGATCGTGGCCCTGCAATGGAATCAACAGCCATGTGGTTTTTTTTCACACATGGAGACTTTCCCAGTAAAGTTATATGTTCCTAACCCGGAGCAAACCCCTAACTTGGGTGAAGGAAAGTGTACTATTGGGCACCTCACAGGATATGCTCACCCCTTTGAACATCATACTTCCAGGAGGGAAAGCTGCCTGTACAAAGACGGGACTTATGAGTGCACCCAGAACGGCAAGCCAGCAGTTTTACTGCACAAGACTCAGTGCCCCCCACAAATGGGACTTCCAGGAAACTTAAGATGCCCGAGATTCGAGTGAGCGCAGAAGAACACTCACCTGAAGTGCAGGTGGCTGGCTCCATCCATGGATCTGTGCCCGACCGTGCTCCTGCCAGATATGTGCGCGGATGTCGCGGTACAGCTCCCGCCGCTTCTGTTGCGGGGAAGAGTCTCCCCTGCAGATACACGTGACAGGGCAGTAGGGGGCAGCAGAGAGACTTTGGCCGCCACACTCTATGCGGCCCCACTGACCTCAGTGGTATTAAGCTAAGTACAGCATTTCAACCATGCAGGGGTCATTCAAGGACAAAATGAAATGGGATAAAGCTTGGAAGGCCACAGGTGGATTCCAAAGCACATGAGCACATCCTGCTTTTGCTGGGCCACAGCCTCAAGAGAAAAAATTTCCAGGCGTCTGTGCTAAGAATCCAAGGTCTGAACCTGggcacacagaaattctgcaaactGTATATATTGTGCAGATTAAGGTGGAGGCATCTTTCCCTCTTTCATTAGTTTATTTTTGGTCTTTCCCCCCATAATTTATTCTAGTCTTACTAGAATTCTTACTAGAATCTTCATGATATCCTAGTCTTACTACGTCCTTCATAAGAAATGTAAGGTGCTGGAAGATACATGGGAAAACTGGGTTTTCCATGGAAATTAGTCTAATTTTAAATACGAACAAGAGCAAAGATTCTCAGGAATGTCAACTCTGCACCCAGCACTCTATTCTGCCCTTCTTCTGCATGTCAGTAGAATTGCACACATGCCATCTGGGAAGACTGAGCAGAATCATGAAGCCCATGTGGATATTTGCACCAACTCCACCCTGGGAAGAGCCACCAAACTTACTCAGTGGGCGAGGTTGCTCGTGGGAAGTATCTCAACGCCGGAGACGCCTGCTTCCCATTCCGTCCCGGTTCGCTACAGAGGCTGGGACTAGATTGGGCCCGCCCCATCAGCTGGGGGGATGCAGGCATCTTCTCCGGAGAGTCCGAGGGGCTGAATAAGCGATCGAAGCTGCCAGAGGAAAGGCCAATGTGAATACATAGAAatgggacaagggaaggccctcaAAATAAAGCCAGAGGCAATGCAAAGGGGAGCACCATTTCTACATCATGAAGGGTAACAGTAAAAGAGCCTTCTGGCTATTCATGGTCaaagaggagatggaggaggagtcaAGTCTCAAGCAGACTAGTTgaccctgttgggttttcaaggcaagagggggTTTGCCATAGTGGCCCcgatcttccttggtgggctcacatccaaggctgaccctgcttagctttccagaCTGGATGAGTTCAGGCCAGCCTGGCCCACCCAGGCCAGGGCATGTCTAGAGCATAAACAAGTAAACTAAAGAGGCAGCGCCTACATTTTCCAGAAAGATGACCTCTTCATCTGAGCGGCCTGTTCTTCCCGCGAAGCCCTGAGGAGAGAAATCACCCTTCAGCAGCTGCCCCGTCACAGTGCAGAGACTCTATCTGAGCCTCCCTCGGCAATGTTTGAAGGCGCCTAGCCCTCCAGTTGAGAGAGGGACGCCAAGCAGCACCTGCAGCGGATTCACCGCCCCCCTCTCTTTCACTCTCTCATGCACAGAGCCGGTGGAGTCCAGCAGTTCCACACACGGGCTCAGTTGCCAGGGGTTGACTCTCACCTCAGCCATAAACTCACCAAGGCCGTTTAGatttgcctttccccctccccctaagtGGAGAAAATAAACCACCACATGGTTCCTCCCCCAGTTGCTCCCATGCAAGGTGCTGCACACGGCGCAATCAGTGGCTTGTTCCTTCTGTGAGGATGAGAGAGGGAAAGCTCCCCTCAGGCCTGGTGGCAAAGGCCGGTCTTCCAGAGGGCCAGCGGGTGTCATGATGTCAAGGCCTGACGGGGCAGGGCAAGGGCAGAGCATGCGGCCTTCGTGCTCCCTCCCAATCCAGTTCTGGGCCCATGAGCCTCCACACCCCTGACCTGAGGAGCTCGGTGCGCCGAACAGCTTCTTGCAGCTccatcagcctttccttgtagagGTTGCGCTCCATCACCACCCGCGCCATCTCAGCCCGGGTGAAGCGCTGAGGCCTGGAAGGGCCCACTTCAGCCTGCGGAGGAAGGAGATGACCTTGTCCCAACACACGAGGAGACGGGAGTCTTTGCTCATGTCTTTCTGCGGCCCTCAAGGCCATGCCCGGACAACGGGCCTTCCAAGAACCCAATGGCCTGCCAAGCTCCCCCCCAGGTGCCGGCAGTTACCTCCCCGTCATCATTGAGACGCCTTGTTTCCTCCAACTCCTCTCGGATCCTAGAATGAGAAAGAATGCAAATGGTTGAAATCTGAGCTCACGtgattgctaaaaaaaaaagttgtttgcAAAATTTGCTGGAGGTCGATGACCCAGGCAGAGTGAGGGTTGCCTCCCCGTGTTAtgcccagcgtggtgtagtggttaagagtggcggcttctaatctgctgagccaggcttgattccctgccccttcaCATGCAGGAGTCCCAAACCAGCTTACAAagaccattcccttcctctccccactacagacaccctgtaaggtaggtaaggcCGAGAGAACTGTGCGAGAGCAgttctgtgactagctcaaggtcacccagctgcccgCGAGGGGacaagcaggaaatcaaacccagttctccaggctagCGTCGGCCATTCTTTAACCACCTTTATCTGCAGGGGAAGGGGTCTGGGTCCAGAGAGCTGATTCAGTGAGCCAGTTCGCAAAACACCTTCTAGAAGGGGGACAGTTCTTCCTGTTCCACTGCCAAGGGGACTAAAAAACCAGGCCTCAAACCAGGCTGCATACAAAGTCCCCAAGGAGCCAGAGTCCCTCTCCGTGTGTCCGAATAGCTGGCTCTGGTACAACCAGGTGCCAGAGGGGATGGGATGGCTCCCACAGGTGCATTGCAGCAGGGTCAGCGGTTCCCAGGACATACCGACTCAGCTCCAACTCCGCCTCCTTCAGCTGTGCTTGGCAGCGGCCCAGGGTCCCGGCCATTGCATTGCGCTCCATTCTCAGCGACTCGCGCTCCTCCCCGAGCTCCTCCACCCGGGCAATCAGATGGCGGCGGGCTGTATCGAGCGTGAACCTGGGGACAGCCGGGCAAGAGACACAGCTTCAGCCTGGAGTCTCCCACGAAGACAGCGTCAGGAGGGTAACTGTGTTGGCCCACGGTAGAAGAGCAAAGTTCCAGACCGACAAAAGATTTGGGAGGTGTGAGCTTCCATCTGACAAATATGCCGTGGACACCTTTGAAGGCctcttaaggtgctgctggactcaaaataGCTCGGGGTTGGGAACCCCTGAAGTTTTTGacagtggagcctggggacggtGGGAGTACGAACGCCCAGaatgtctaccttccaaagcatctgttttctccaggggaactgatctcttgtcacCTGGAGGCTACCTGCTATTCTAGGACATCTCCAATCACCACCTGGAAACCAACTCAGCCCTAGGCTTAATTGGGGGCCAGCTGGCTAAGCTGATCCCACCTCCATGGGCTGCCTATGCAGGCCGAGCCTCAAATGAAGAGGACATAAAGCAAAGCTCTCCCGCCCGGACCCCAAGCTGCCGTCACTTTTGGGCGGGGTAAAGAGGGCCCCTCCTCCTCACCGTGCCTCTTGCAGCTGGGTGTTTTCTGCCATCAGGGCTTCTAAGCCGTCTCCTGCAAGAATCATAAAGATACACGGAGGTTTTTGGGGAAGCGGGTTCCGATGCTCTTTTCCCCACGGGGGCTTGGGGAGCCAGGCATTTGGGGAGCAGCGCCGGTTGGCAAATAACATCAGCTGGGTTCTCTGGGAGAAGagcgggaaggaggcagcccaggcAGGCGGGACCAAGCCGGTGTGCTTACCCTGCAGATCCGCCCCGCTGTCCATATCGCTGAGAATTTCTGGGCTGAGGCCTGAGACCTCGGCGAAAAGGGAGACCGTGTTGCGCTCGAGGGCGGTGCTCAGGGGgctgagagacagacagacagaccgacaAATAGACAGAGTGCCCGCCCACCTTCCTCCTAGGGACACACCCACACGTGACACCACAGGAGACAGAAACTGGTGTGTGAACATGTATTGggtctggggggaaggggggggggtcatctgagGAAAGGGATATTCAGGTGTCCTTCACAAAACATCACCTTTCTGACTGCCAGTGCTTCCAAAACAACAACtgcagaaagaggggagggaaggcagactcGTTGgtttgtggtcctccagagtgGCAAATCTGACAccgtaaagagagccagtttggtgtagtggttaggagtgtggacttctaatctggcatgccaggttcgattctgcgctcctccacatgtatccagctgggtgaccttgggctcgccacggcactgataaaactgttctgaccgagcagtgatatcagggctctctcagcctcacccaccccacagggtgtctgttgtggggagaggaaagggaaggcgactgtaagccgctttgagcctccttcgggtagagaaaagcggcatataagaaccaactcttcttcttcttcttaatgtggCTCACGTGCAAACcgtaagaagggaaaggggaaagccaAGGGGTGAAGGGAGCAGGAAGGAAGAGCCCAGCCGTTTCCTTCCACCCGCAGAGGCCGGCACAGTCTGCCTTTGGGCACTGGCCAGACAGGATTCCCCTACTACTTGCGTACTCTCTCTTAGGCCAGTTTAGAAAGTGCAGACGTCCCTTTTACCTGCTGGGTGGCAGCGGGGCGGCCGCCAGTTCCGGAGTGGAGCTGAGAAGTTCGTCCAGGTCAAAGCGCTCCTCTCGGGCAGGAGAAGCTGAAGGCCAAGAaaaagaaacgccagggtttatttttatatttagccCATCGGTAAGAGCAGCATGGCAATCATACTCCAGCGGTGCCATCAGCAAACGAGGCCGGTTTACAGGCTTGGGAAGCCAAGCCAAACAGGGAGGGGATGAGCAGCCCCTGCCCCCGAGATCTGCATTTTGACAGAGGAGGAGATAAAAAAGGAAAACTATGCTGCATAGAAAGAATAAAGCAAGTGACACACCACCCAGAACATCCCGGAGCTCTTCCAgtctaggggctcatgggaattgtagcccacggacatctggagagccacattttggccacctctgtcATATAGTTATGCCTAGTGATAATACATAGACATCCACTAACAAAGAGGCTGGGGAAAGATCAATTTGATGAACCGTGACCAATCCAAGGAACATGCACTAGACAAGGGCTGGCTTAACATCGTatgctgaagaagaaaaatgccCGTTCCGTACCGTCTTTTTCCGGCTGCACCATCTCTTGGGCCAAGGGACAGCCATTTCTTCCCGCTTCTTTTGGGGGCGTCTTCTCTGGGCCGGGTGGTTCTCGAATCTCTCCAGGCTCCTAAGATAGGAAAGAAGCTGCTGAAGGGGGATGAACTACGGGCTACTTCTTAACCAACCGCTCCTTCCCTGACTGACACCAACGATCTCTGCAAGGTCCCCGTCTCCCGGAGCTGCTTACCTCTAGGAGCTTTGGTGATTTGGGTGATCGAGGGTCTGAAGTGCTGGGAAGAGACTGGGAGGGGGGCCAGATGGGCGAGGGCTTCAACCTGAAAGTGCGAAAAATTAATTTTGAGAGCCCACCGGTGTCCCTAAACTCTGCAGGTTCAAACTATTCTCTGCTGCATTTGCCTCACAGGCCCATGTCAGGATCCATCCCCACCAGACCACCTGTGGGGcagctttgcttccttcccctctttctctccaCTTTATCAAACCCTTCCTGCTGCAGGCCAAGAGAGAAGCCCTGAGGGGGGAGCTGAGCAACAGCACGGCAGAGTCCCCCAGCcacttttgcactgacagaggtGGTGAAACACCAGGCCACAcagttgctaagcaaccacaacgGGCTTCTCCCCATTCTCCTGAAACAGGGAAACGGAGCCTAGCCAGATGACGGCTGCAGCGGAAATAGAGGAAGCCAGATGCTCAGCTTCTGGCCAGAGAGCACCCCCCATAGCAGAGGTGGCTAAActgcttgcaggggctcctgggaactgtagtccatggacatctggagagctgcagtttgcccatccctgccctACAGTCTCAACACTAGGGAGAAATATCCCATTTTATTGAAAATCAGGGCCTCTGCTTAGGCCCTGGTAGCATagcacccctcctcccccccccattggcttCCTGACTTCACTCCTTTCTTCAGACCTTTTTGTCTCTGCAGATGGCATTCCGGTTTGGCCTCCGCCAGCCACTGCTGCTTGCTGCGCTTTCAGTTCCCTGTAACTTTGCATCATCTGTCAGAGAAAAGGAGGACGGGGTGAGAACGTAGGGGAGGGTGAAgaaacaagaagagctggtttcctgAATTCCCTTTTATACTGCCCTAacgagtctcacagcggcttacaacctctttcccttcctctcccaacagcagaATACATTTCGAggccggtggcacctttaagagcccACCACAGAAacccggtgaggctgagagagctctgagagaactgtggacggcccaaggtcacctagctggctgcatgtgggggaagagcggagaatcaaacccagttctccggattagaggctgctgatcttaaccaccAAGAGAAAGAAAGGGCGGGCCAGGCTAGGCCTCAGCGGACGGCAGGTACCTTGGCATGGGTCTGGCTGACCGCCGAGAGCTCCTTCAAGAGTGAAGATTTTTGTTCTTCCAGACTGGccactggaaagaaaggaaagtggGTGGACTTAGGCAAGCACTGTCTACTGCCAAGGGTAGccaatgtccgtggactacaattcccatgagcccctgccagtttcctggcaggggctcatgggaattgtagtccacgggcatctggagagccagtttggccacccctgaatcaAAGACCAATTTTAAACAGAGGGAATGGGCTCTTCGCAGTCACAGCTGAGTCCTATCGCTTTGCAATGTGATCCTAAGCACGCTTGACCAGGAAGGAAGTCCTGCTGAGTCCAGTGGGGCTACTCCGTGCATCCGATGGCAAATAAGACGATGAATGTCACCCGAATCCAGATGGCGCCAATTTTTGCTGGATTGTCCCTACATGCTGCTGTCTGATGCTGGTCCACCCACTGATTTTGGAGGAGCCTGTTCTAGGCTGGCCCCAGGCAAACACGGACGACGTGTTCATGCAAGCAAACCCTTACAGAAGCAGCAGAATTCTCCTGCTGAGGTCCAGGTTAGGGAGTCCCAAAGATAAGAGTGGGGAATTCAGCTCCAACGGGATCCTTGAAAGGACCAAGAGAACCGTGCCAAACCCCTGCACCAAAAGCGGATTTGTCACAGAACTTGAAAAGAAGGGAATGCCCACTCCCTGTCCCAGGCCACAAGCGAGAGATGGCTGTGCACATGTACAAGCGCGAGTGCCGTTTGACAATGTATATGCAGAACCTAAGCAAGGCTGACGGCAATCCAAGTTGGCAAAGCAGCTGAGAAGACATACTTGAAAGAGGAGGTGCTGCTCCCTCTTTCCGGACACCCTACAGCCCTGGGAAACCAGATCTACCGGCCGGGTAGAGTGCTGGAAGAGGTGCAGGACTGGGCACGCGTCTCAGTGGGAACAGCACAAGTGGGCACAGAGCCACCCCGCGGGCAAGACGCCCCGGCAGGAAGATCACTGCTTGAATCCACCCTGATCTGCATCTTGGCTTGCAGCCTGTCTCCGCGTTACCAAATTCGGAAAGGCCGGTCCGTTCCCGTACCCTGATCTGCGTAGCTCCGCGCTTTGCCCTCCAGGGCCCAGCTCTGCCCCTCCAGCCGGGTCATGGCAGCGGCGTGCGCCTTGTGCTCCAGCTCCGTGGCATCCTCCAGCTCCATGAAGCGCTGCAAGGAAGAGAACCCAAAAAGGTCCAGGCAGCTTTTCCCACCTCCAAACGCTTCCCCTCGGAACTGTGCTAGATGGTTCTCCTGGACCCCACCCCAGTTCCCACCTGACTGGCTTTGCGATTCCTCTCGGCCCCCGAGGAAGCTCAGGGTCGCCACCCAAAGGTAGGGCCTGGCACACCAcctgtttgcctcttgccttgagacCCCTGCAAGGGCACTCTGGCACCTCctctgtatctccccccccccaaataaaacactCCCAGGGACATAAGGACGATCTTCTCTATGGGGGGAAACTGGGACAGTGTCACTTTTTAAGCAGTTTAGCAAAGAGcaggagaaaagggagggggtggaataCTTGGGGGAAGCATGACAAGTTTATAAAAAGCACAAGTGGGCTAGGAAATACTGAATCATTTCACCATCTCTGTTCTGCCCTTAGGCCACAAAGCCCAGAGTCATGCACTGGACTGCaagcaaaacgggggggggggggggggaggaagcacttTACAACCTGGGGAACTCCCTGCAGCAGGAGGCCGGCAAAGCAGCCAGCACATATGACTATAATGGGAAGGGGTGTGTGAAAATATGAAGGGGAGATCCAgcagccctcctccccaaaagTTTTTTTACTGTCCACCTCATGCTGGACGATCCTTTGCCACCGTGGCATCCCCTGCCCTTCTGCTTAGTGGGCCGGCCACCCGGAAGCGGGAGCCCTGCTAGGGAGCCtcagttgccagcctcccgggCGGGAACTCCACCCCCGTTTCAGGGCTTCGCCGCTCACCTCCTCGGCCCGCTTGCGTCCGGCGCGCTCCCGCTCGTACTGCTCCAGGAGGCGCAGGCGGTCGTCGCGCAGCCGCTCCAGGGACTGGTCCCGCTCGCGCACCTGCCCGCAAGCCCTCTGCAGCGACTCCAGGACGGACACGAGCTGCGGCAGGAGCCCCGAGACGGCGCCGGGCCCGTGGGCGCCCACCAGCCGCTCCAGCTCCCCGtacaggccgccggccagggccGACACCAGCTCCTCGAAGGGCGCCGGGCCCGCGTCCCCCTCGCCGCCGAACGTCTCCTCCGGCTCGCCCATCCTCGACGCCCCGCGCCGTCCAGCCTCCGGGAAGGGAGCCTGCCTTGCAAGGCGGCCGGGTCCGGATCTCTCCGCCGTCGGACCCCCCCGCGCCGATCTCCCCACTAGACGCTCCTGCCCCCGCCCCGTCGGGCCGCTCCTGGGGAGGGATCCCGGCGCCCGTCCCCGCCGCCTCCACCGGCTCCCAACTTCATGTCACTTCGCGAGGGGGGGGAGCGGGGCGGAGCCGGAGCCGCCCCGAGACAGCCAATGGGGCGGGCAGCGAGCGCCGCGAGTCGCCAATGGCGCGTGGCGGGGCGCCCCGGGTGGCCAATGGCGCGCGGAGGAAGGAGGATTCCTCCcccggggcggaggggggggggggaagacagtgGCAGTCGTCTTAACTTTCCGCGATCACGTGATCCCGGGTCAGATGATTCCGTGTGTGCGGGTTGGCGGGCCCGGCGCGGCGCACGTCGGAAGGGCTGACTCGGGCGCGGAGTTGCCTCGTTTGCCTGTTGCTGCTCCATGGGACGGCTTGCGTGCGCTCGAGCTTTGAATCAAACTTGGTCTGAAAGTTGCCCCCGGACTCAcatcttgttctgctgcttcggaccaacccGGCGAGCCACCTGGATCTGAATTAAATAGGatatgcttccctcccaccccccaaaaagggaTCGCTGCTATTTAACTTCTGAATAGCGGTCAGGCTGTTAGCCGAGATCCCCTTTTTGGTGGATTTTATACTGTTGTCAAGTGGTGGTGCTATTATGCAGCTTTTGTGCAGAGCGTTACACGCGACATTGGGTTGTTATCACAgcgaccctgtaaggtaggtcttTCCAGGGCAGAAAGATGGAGTCGGAGACACTGGGACGGGGAAGCCAGTGGTTTGCATAACTCTTCCTGGAACTGGATGATATATAAACACAGTGGGCGATCTCAAATCAGAGTGTGAAAGACTTTAGTCTTGACACATACAttcacaaactcacacacacaccaatcca
The Paroedura picta isolate Pp20150507F chromosome 16, Ppicta_v3.0, whole genome shotgun sequence genome window above contains:
- the LOC143825787 gene encoding C-Jun-amino-terminal kinase-interacting protein 3-like; its protein translation is MGEPEETFGGEGDAGPAPFEELVSALAGGLYGELERLVGAHGPGAVSGLLPQLVSVLESLQRACGQVRERDQSLERLRDDRLRLLEQYERERAGRKRAEERFMELEDATELEHKAHAAAMTRLEGQSWALEGKARSYADQVASLEEQKSSLLKELSAVSQTHAKMMQSYRELKAQQAAVAGGGQTGMPSAETKRLKPSPIWPPSQSLPSTSDPRSPKSPKLLEEPGEIREPPGPEKTPPKEAGRNGCPLAQEMVQPEKDASPAREERFDLDELLSSTPELAAAPLPPSSPLSTALERNTVSLFAEVSGLSPEILSDMDSGADLQGDGLEALMAENTQLQEARFTLDTARRHLIARVEELGEERESLRMERNAMAGTLGRCQAQLKEAELELSRIREELEETRRLNDDGEAEVGPSRPQRFTRAEMARVVMERNLYKERLMELQEAVRRTELLRASREEQAAQMKRSSFWKIFDRLFSPSDSPEKMPASPQLMGRAQSSPSLCSEPGRNGKQASPALRYFPRATSPTEGDSSPQQKRRELYRDIRAHIWQEHGRAQIHGWSQPPALQGHDPPSGSTDVPVLVQLRMLDQKDPSTKLWCAAASVGLEPQETPEAGAPDQCHTGSSRLWVASGTHSASEVMLFDVQNPNQLLEHFVLPSIHILSLACVSGLTVPGRESPDLEPEILEDPLAPGPDGDNETLEMEPVGTEATVWLGTQEGCIYVHSAEKDWRRCRGKAQLKDAVHCIVHSQGRVAATLGDGSVAIFHRDAGRRWDLRSPRLVDLGRPRRSIRCAVPVLDWLWCGYGNRIYVLDPRTARVQRYFEVTSHPESQVRHLVAAGGGVWVSVRLDSTLRLLHAETGQPLQEVETGPYVNRMLGPNSLSLALNITALDTFGKRLWVGTSGGTIISLPFVSEAAGSSASPVPAVIPYCAMEQAQISYHGHRDAVRFFVSVPGCTDLSPLENPKESPKEKPGKPCRLVLSGGEGYINLRIGDDTDERYGDLLLPNPRLRRAERSHLIVWQVQA